A stretch of the Poseidonibacter antarcticus genome encodes the following:
- the purD gene encoding phosphoribosylamine--glycine ligase, with protein MNILILGSGGREYSIGLAISKENEHNLFFMPGNGATDNLGTNINIKDYNELALWAKDNLIDLTIVGPEAPLVDGVVDIFKENDLTIFGPSRAAAQLEGSKVYMKNILKKYNIPTAAFIETKDEKEAHNFIDTMSVPIVVKADGLCGGKGVIIAQSIQEAKDAASDMLAGTSFGDAGTSIVVEEFLDGYELSIFAICDGENYVVLPAAQDHKRIGDGDTGPNTGGMGAYAPTPLVNDEIYQKVEDRVIIPTLEGMKKEGAPFEGVLFIGVMVVNGEPIILEYNVRFGDPECEILMPLLETPVSELFYKGATKQLDKLDIKIKNEFGVGVVMASENYPYSSSTPAEIIIDNIVDLDLLNNSHISYAGVSKEDGKLMADGGRVLVCVGFGNSIKEARDRAYELCGQVHFAGKKIRTDIAYQALK; from the coding sequence GTGAATATATTAATACTTGGTAGTGGTGGTAGAGAATACTCTATTGGATTAGCAATCTCTAAAGAAAATGAGCATAACTTATTTTTTATGCCAGGAAATGGTGCTACTGATAATTTAGGGACAAATATTAATATTAAAGATTATAATGAATTAGCTTTGTGGGCTAAAGACAATTTAATAGATTTGACAATTGTAGGACCAGAAGCTCCTTTAGTAGATGGTGTTGTTGATATATTTAAAGAAAATGACTTAACTATTTTTGGACCAAGTCGTGCAGCAGCACAATTAGAGGGTTCAAAAGTTTATATGAAAAATATATTAAAAAAATATAACATACCAACAGCAGCGTTTATAGAAACAAAAGATGAAAAAGAAGCTCATAATTTTATTGATACTATGAGTGTACCAATTGTTGTAAAAGCAGATGGATTATGTGGTGGAAAAGGTGTAATTATTGCACAAAGTATCCAAGAAGCAAAAGATGCAGCATCTGATATGCTAGCAGGAACTTCTTTTGGTGATGCAGGAACTTCAATAGTTGTTGAAGAATTTCTTGATGGTTATGAACTTTCAATTTTTGCTATTTGTGATGGTGAGAATTATGTAGTATTACCAGCTGCACAAGATCACAAAAGAATAGGTGATGGAGATACAGGACCAAATACTGGTGGAATGGGTGCATATGCTCCAACTCCATTAGTTAATGATGAAATTTATCAAAAAGTAGAAGATAGAGTTATCATACCAACTTTAGAAGGTATGAAAAAAGAAGGAGCTCCATTTGAAGGTGTTCTTTTTATTGGAGTAATGGTAGTTAATGGTGAACCAATTATCTTAGAATACAATGTAAGATTTGGTGACCCTGAATGTGAGATTTTAATGCCTTTACTTGAAACACCAGTTTCAGAATTATTTTATAAAGGTGCAACAAAGCAACTTGATAAATTAGATATAAAAATAAAAAATGAGTTTGGTGTTGGTGTTGTAATGGCAAGCGAAAATTATCCATATTCAAGTTCAACTCCAGCTGAAATAATTATTGACAATATAGTAGATTTAGATTTATTAAATAACTCTCATATTTCTTATGCAGGAGTGTCTAAAGAAGATGGGAAACTAATGGCTGATGGTGGACGAGTTCTTGTTTGTGTTGGTTTTGGGAATAGTATTAAAGAAGCTAGAGATAGAGCTTATGAGCTTTGTGGTCAAGTGCATTTTGCTGGGAAAAAAATCAGAACTGATATTGCATATCAAGCATTAAAGTAG
- the ilvN gene encoding acetolactate synthase small subunit: MNNFNHYYDVETTRQVISVVVMNEHNVLSRIVGLFSARGYNIDSLTVAPMEGSEYSRMTIVTTGDKRVIDQIVKQLNKLIPVLKVNEHKNVVEKDTVLIKFSINNELSDIDVIARAYNGSIQNVTDEAIIVSATDSSERIMNFIKVMEKFNPLEVVRSGIVAMER, from the coding sequence ATGAATAATTTTAATCACTACTACGATGTAGAAACAACTAGACAAGTAATATCTGTTGTTGTTATGAATGAACATAATGTATTATCAAGAATTGTTGGATTATTTTCTGCTCGTGGTTATAATATTGACTCTTTAACAGTAGCACCAATGGAAGGTAGCGAATATTCTAGAATGACAATTGTTACAACTGGTGATAAAAGAGTAATTGATCAAATTGTAAAACAATTAAATAAATTAATACCAGTATTAAAAGTTAATGAACACAAAAATGTTGTTGAAAAAGATACTGTTTTAATTAAGTTCTCTATTAACAATGAATTATCTGACATTGATGTAATTGCACGTGCTTATAATGGTTCAATTCAAAATGTTACAGATGAAGCTATAATTGTTTCGGCGACTGATTCAAGTGAAAGAATTATGAACTTTATTAAAGTAATGGAAAAATTCAATCCACTTGAAGTCGTAAGAAGTGGTATTGTAGCAATGGAAAGATAA
- the hpf gene encoding ribosome hibernation-promoting factor, HPF/YfiA family, protein MNTSIVGRHINLTEPIKEYINSSVDVFKKYNLDIISVNSIISQEEKQGKKAFSFEFTINVANLDTVVVKQKDKDLYSAIDIAVDRVSKVLRRHHDKISAHKATKLTEIDSSVIEDKIASELERFEDEITPVRLISYKPIDIEEALKELKSSDAQFKVFYDKDDNMRVLYKTSTEGKFGLY, encoded by the coding sequence ATGAATACAAGTATTGTAGGAAGACATATAAATTTAACTGAACCAATAAAAGAATATATAAATAGCTCGGTGGACGTATTTAAAAAATATAACTTAGATATTATTTCTGTAAATTCAATTATTTCACAAGAAGAGAAACAAGGTAAAAAAGCATTTTCATTTGAATTTACTATAAATGTTGCTAATTTAGATACTGTTGTTGTTAAACAAAAAGATAAAGATTTATATTCTGCAATTGATATTGCAGTTGATAGAGTTTCAAAAGTTTTAAGAAGACATCATGATAAAATTTCTGCTCATAAAGCTACGAAGTTAACTGAGATTGATTCAAGTGTAATTGAAGATAAAATTGCAAGTGAATTAGAAAGATTTGAAGATGAGATTACTCCAGTAAGACTTATTTCTTATAAACCAATTGATATTGAAGAAGCGTTAAAAGAATTAAAGTCTTCTGATGCTCAATTTAAAGTATTTTATGATAAAGACGATAATATGAGAGTATTATACAAAACTAGTACGGAAGGAAAATTCGGATTATATTAA
- a CDS encoding uroporphyrinogen-III synthase, whose translation MSKIYLLNNLKYEGIENLEVFGIEYLESAIDLSIYDALVFTSKNAIYSIDSFNKSWKTIPSYAIAPKTAKIIKDHGGNLIFTGVSSHGNEFAKELSCLLKNKKVLYIRALKTVSNISNILKENDIDVDELIAYKTSCKKSTKILEEGSVFIFSAPSSVECFFKNYKWSDTYTAIAIGKTTAKYLPSNIKYYVSEKTSIDECIKLAKQHLL comes from the coding sequence ATGTCTAAGATATATTTATTAAATAATTTAAAATATGAAGGTATTGAAAACTTAGAAGTTTTTGGTATTGAATATTTAGAATCTGCTATTGATTTATCAATATATGATGCATTGGTTTTTACATCAAAAAATGCAATATATTCTATTGACTCTTTTAATAAATCTTGGAAAACTATACCTTCATATGCAATTGCTCCTAAAACTGCAAAGATTATAAAAGATCATGGAGGAAATCTCATTTTTACCGGTGTTTCATCTCATGGGAATGAGTTTGCAAAAGAGTTGAGTTGCTTACTTAAAAATAAAAAAGTATTATATATTAGAGCTTTAAAAACAGTATCTAATATTAGTAATATTTTAAAAGAAAACGATATTGATGTAGATGAATTAATTGCGTATAAGACTTCATGCAAAAAATCTACTAAAATACTTGAAGAAGGTTCTGTCTTTATATTTTCTGCACCTTCAAGTGTAGAATGTTTTTTTAAAAATTATAAATGGAGTGATACTTATACTGCAATAGCAATTGGAAAAACAACTGCAAAATATTTGCCTTCAAATATTAAATATTATGTAAGTGAAAAAACATCAATTGATGAATGTATAAAACTTGCAAAACAACACTTACTTTAA
- a CDS encoding SulP family inorganic anion transporter: MQNIKNDIFAGITAAVVALPLALAFGVASGAGAIAGLYGAIILGFFAAIFGGTPTQISGPTGPMTVVIASAIAIFPNDFSTIMTIIFLSGLIQISFGIVGIGKWIKYIPYPVISGFMSGVGVIIIILQINPFLGVESYSSVIYTLSQLFDTVKHADNHALIIAYITLAIMFLTPKFITKYVPSALIALFVVTYFTIYMAYDVDTIGTIPVGLPQFTLPFSFDLLQLDTIITYAITLALLGSIDSLLTSLVADSMTKTKHNPKKELIGQGIGNTICSFFGAIPGAGATMRTVININSGGRTKLSGVVHSITLLIIILFLAPLASQIPLAVLSGILIKVGFDILDYKFLRIMNKVSRQDLLIMVTVFLLTIFVDLIMAVGVGITIASILAVYQISRNTRIKAKRQRSFCDIKNKNIEIIKIDGSLFFGTVSHLDSRLDNIPSFKKVILDCKNVSFLDISAIFTLEDMITKLKNRNIETLLVLKHGHKRDIIDVDTDGSFSKNKMFFKLEDAIDYTQKLTLKHNV; the protein is encoded by the coding sequence ATGCAGAATATAAAAAATGATATATTTGCTGGTATTACAGCTGCTGTTGTAGCACTTCCATTGGCTTTAGCTTTTGGTGTTGCAAGTGGGGCTGGTGCTATTGCTGGATTGTATGGTGCAATTATATTAGGTTTTTTTGCTGCAATTTTTGGAGGAACTCCTACTCAAATTTCTGGACCAACTGGTCCTATGACAGTTGTAATAGCATCTGCTATTGCAATATTCCCAAATGATTTTTCAACTATAATGACTATAATTTTTCTATCTGGATTAATCCAAATTTCTTTTGGAATAGTTGGTATTGGAAAGTGGATTAAATATATTCCATATCCTGTTATTTCAGGTTTTATGTCAGGTGTTGGGGTAATAATCATAATTTTGCAAATTAACCCATTTTTAGGTGTTGAATCATATAGTTCAGTTATTTATACACTATCACAACTTTTTGACACAGTTAAACATGCAGATAATCATGCATTAATTATTGCATATATAACATTGGCAATAATGTTTTTAACTCCTAAATTTATTACAAAATATGTTCCTTCTGCATTAATAGCTCTTTTTGTTGTTACATATTTTACTATTTATATGGCTTATGATGTTGATACAATTGGAACTATTCCTGTAGGTTTACCTCAATTTACTTTGCCCTTTTCTTTTGATTTATTACAATTAGATACTATTATTACTTATGCTATTACATTAGCATTATTAGGTTCTATTGATTCTTTGCTAACTTCGCTTGTAGCTGATTCAATGACTAAAACTAAACATAATCCCAAAAAAGAATTAATTGGTCAAGGGATTGGTAATACAATTTGTTCATTTTTTGGTGCAATTCCAGGTGCGGGGGCAACTATGCGTACAGTAATAAATATTAATAGTGGAGGAAGAACTAAATTATCTGGAGTAGTTCATTCTATTACTCTTTTAATTATCATATTATTTTTAGCACCACTTGCTTCACAAATCCCACTTGCAGTTTTATCAGGTATTCTAATAAAAGTTGGTTTTGATATTTTAGATTATAAATTCTTAAGAATTATGAATAAGGTATCAAGACAAGATTTACTTATAATGGTAACAGTTTTTTTACTTACAATTTTTGTAGATTTAATTATGGCAGTAGGTGTTGGTATAACGATTGCATCAATTCTTGCAGTTTATCAAATATCTAGAAATACAAGAATAAAAGCAAAAAGACAAAGAAGTTTTTGTGATATTAAAAATAAGAATATAGAAATTATTAAAATTGATGGCTCATTATTTTTTGGTACGGTTTCGCATTTAGATAGTAGATTAGATAATATACCTTCTTTTAAAAAAGTTATACTTGATTGTAAAAATGTTTCATTTTTAGATATATCAGCTATTTTTACTTTAGAAGATATGATTACAAAATTAAAAAATAGAAATATTGAAACATTACTTGTTTTAAAACATGGACATAAAAGAGATATTATTGATGTTGATACCGATGGCTCTTTTTCAAAAAATAAAATGTTTTTTAAACTTGAAGATGCTATTGACTATACTCAAAAATTAACTTTAAAACATAATGTCTAA
- a CDS encoding DNA translocase FtsK 4TM domain-containing protein, producing the protein MAKKIISLIVLFIIVYFEFSTFYSTKDIVGKVGFIFAKNSHIYFGFLSYIYLLLFIYPLYIINFKENIRGKDLVLNIIIVLIVLFVSLIFQSLVLTDGIYSGEIGNILVDSLSPFIGNAGLYIFVLVGFIISFLVIFENSEMDIEKIIGKLKFENSNKIKRIENNRKEKRKDEKVSVRENGDTAEIIMEMPTVKSSTSNKTKVKNNVQRSNDEVEIAEIIEEVKKEESNTKKEEIVEEQNEAHGIIVEELEENKKLLDEIEVGETEKPKDFKLPPTKFFQATPVEKKSKVSEAVIDQKISDLLDKLSMFKIEGDVVRTYTGPVVTTFEFKPAPNVKVSKILNLQDDLAMALKAQTIRIQAPIPGKDVVGIEVPNEDTQTIYLKEMLESDLFQNSKSPLTMILGKDIVGKPFITDLKKLPHLLIAGTTGSGKSVGINSMILSLLYKNSPDNLKLVMIDPKMLEFSMYNDIPHLLTPVITKAGDAINALANMVTEMERRYTLMSQTKTKNIENYNEKGKKEGFDTLPYIVVVIDELADLMMTSGKDVEYSIARLAQMARASGIHLIVATQRPSVDVVTGLIKANLPSRLSYKVGQKIDSKIILDSMGAESLLGRGDMLFTPPGMSGLVRIHAPWSSEDEIEKVVDFLKDQRDVEYDMNFIKDRNSQNSSNTSTSAELGDLDELYESAKMVVLNDKKTSISYIQRKLRIGYNRAATIVEQLEQTGILSEPNIKGNREILG; encoded by the coding sequence ATAGCTAAAAAAATTATATCTTTAATCGTTTTATTTATTATTGTTTATTTTGAATTTTCTACATTTTATAGTACTAAAGATATAGTTGGGAAAGTAGGGTTTATATTTGCTAAAAACTCTCATATATACTTTGGTTTTCTATCTTATATATATTTATTACTATTTATTTATCCTTTATATATAATAAATTTTAAAGAAAATATAAGAGGAAAAGATTTAGTATTAAATATTATTATAGTCTTAATTGTACTCTTTGTATCACTAATCTTCCAATCATTAGTTCTTACAGATGGAATTTATAGTGGTGAAATAGGAAATATATTAGTTGATAGTTTAAGCCCATTTATTGGTAATGCTGGACTTTATATTTTTGTTTTAGTAGGTTTTATAATATCTTTTTTAGTTATCTTTGAAAATTCCGAAATGGATATTGAAAAAATTATAGGAAAACTAAAATTTGAGAACTCTAATAAAATTAAAAGAATTGAAAACAATAGAAAAGAAAAAAGAAAAGATGAAAAAGTTTCAGTAAGAGAAAATGGTGATACAGCTGAAATAATTATGGAAATGCCTACTGTTAAATCATCAACTTCTAATAAAACAAAAGTTAAGAATAATGTGCAAAGAAGTAATGATGAAGTTGAAATTGCTGAAATAATTGAAGAAGTAAAAAAAGAAGAATCAAATACAAAAAAAGAAGAGATAGTTGAAGAACAAAATGAAGCACATGGAATAATAGTAGAAGAGTTAGAAGAAAATAAAAAGCTTTTAGATGAAATAGAAGTAGGTGAAACAGAAAAACCTAAAGATTTTAAATTGCCTCCTACAAAGTTTTTTCAAGCAACTCCAGTAGAAAAGAAATCAAAAGTATCTGAAGCAGTTATTGATCAAAAAATATCTGATTTATTAGATAAACTTTCAATGTTCAAAATCGAAGGTGATGTTGTAAGAACTTATACAGGACCTGTTGTAACAACTTTTGAGTTTAAACCAGCACCAAATGTAAAAGTATCTAAAATTTTAAATTTACAAGATGACTTAGCAATGGCTTTAAAAGCTCAAACTATTAGAATTCAAGCTCCAATTCCTGGAAAAGATGTTGTTGGGATTGAAGTTCCAAATGAAGATACACAAACAATATATTTAAAAGAGATGTTAGAAAGTGATTTATTTCAAAATTCTAAATCACCATTAACAATGATTCTAGGAAAAGATATTGTTGGAAAACCCTTTATTACAGATTTAAAAAAATTACCACACTTGCTTATTGCAGGAACAACAGGTTCAGGTAAATCTGTTGGTATTAATTCTATGATTTTATCATTATTATATAAGAATTCACCAGATAATTTAAAACTTGTAATGATTGATCCAAAAATGCTTGAGTTTTCTATGTATAATGATATTCCTCATTTATTAACTCCTGTTATTACAAAAGCAGGGGATGCTATTAATGCACTTGCAAATATGGTGACAGAAATGGAAAGACGTTATACATTAATGTCACAAACAAAAACAAAAAATATTGAAAACTATAATGAAAAAGGTAAAAAAGAAGGTTTTGATACACTTCCTTATATAGTTGTAGTAATTGATGAGTTAGCAGATTTAATGATGACAAGTGGGAAAGATGTTGAATACTCAATAGCAAGACTTGCCCAAATGGCAAGAGCTTCTGGTATTCACTTAATTGTAGCAACACAAAGACCTTCTGTTGATGTAGTAACAGGTCTTATTAAAGCAAATCTTCCAAGTAGGCTTTCATATAAAGTAGGGCAAAAAATTGATTCTAAAATCATTTTAGATTCAATGGGTGCTGAATCATTACTTGGTCGTGGAGATATGTTATTTACACCTCCTGGGATGTCAGGGCTTGTTAGAATTCATGCTCCATGGTCAAGTGAAGATGAAATTGAAAAAGTTGTTGATTTCTTAAAAGATCAAAGAGATGTAGAGTACGATATGAATTTTATTAAAGATAGAAATTCTCAAAATTCTTCAAATACTTCAACAAGTGCAGAACTAGGTGATTTAGACGAATTATACGAATCTGCAAAAATGGTAGTTTTAAATGATAAAAAAACTTCAATTTCATATATTCAAAGAAAACTTAGAATAGGTTATAACAGAGCAGCTACTATTGTAGAACAATTAGAACAAACAGGAATCTTATCTGAGCCTAATATCAAAGGTAATAGAGAGATTTTAGGCTAA
- the der gene encoding ribosome biogenesis GTPase Der, whose product MNKTLKKIALIGQPNVGKSSLFNRIAQKRIAIVSDIAGTTRDIRRHEVTIMDKTALMLDTGGIDETNDAIFSNVKRKAIETAKEADIILFMVDGKNIPDDKDKELFYELQRLGKELALIVNKIDNDKELERLWEFFEFGIGEENLFGVSVSHNRGTKDLFMWLYSHLPEVEEEVLESSEVKEVITEAHILPLAQIEASDNLGEYEVQEDIILDDEEVETPDTFVVDNKIKVGIIGRVNVGKSSILNAIVGQERSVVSPIAGTTIDPVDEVYEYADKSVTFVDTAGLRRRGRIEGIEKFALLRTKEMLEKANVALLVLDASTELTDLDEKIAGLVDEFGLGTIIVLNKWDENMETFKKMEELIRERFKFLYYAPIIAVSAKTGRSIDRLKDKIIEIYNNYTQRIPTSALNRVIEKATIRHALPSPNGAYLRIYYSTQFETKPPRIALVMNKPKLLHFSYKRYLINFLRDNFNFEGCPIHIIARGKNDKMGDEEYLKEDS is encoded by the coding sequence ATGAATAAAACATTAAAAAAGATTGCACTTATTGGTCAACCAAACGTAGGAAAATCATCTTTGTTCAATAGAATTGCACAAAAAAGAATTGCAATTGTTTCTGATATAGCTGGAACAACAAGAGATATTAGAAGACATGAAGTTACTATTATGGATAAGACAGCATTAATGCTTGACACAGGTGGTATTGATGAAACAAACGATGCAATATTTTCAAATGTAAAAAGAAAAGCTATAGAAACAGCAAAAGAGGCTGATATAATACTTTTTATGGTTGATGGTAAAAATATACCTGATGATAAAGATAAAGAATTATTTTATGAGCTTCAAAGATTAGGGAAAGAATTAGCTTTAATTGTAAATAAAATTGATAATGATAAAGAATTAGAAAGACTTTGGGAATTCTTTGAATTTGGAATTGGTGAAGAAAACTTATTTGGAGTTTCAGTTTCTCATAATAGAGGTACAAAAGATTTATTTATGTGGCTTTACTCACATCTTCCTGAAGTTGAAGAAGAAGTATTAGAATCAAGTGAAGTTAAAGAAGTTATAACAGAAGCTCACATCCTTCCACTAGCCCAAATAGAAGCTAGCGATAATTTAGGTGAGTATGAAGTTCAAGAAGATATTATTTTAGATGATGAAGAAGTTGAAACTCCTGATACTTTTGTAGTTGATAATAAAATAAAAGTAGGAATTATTGGACGTGTTAATGTTGGAAAATCTTCAATATTAAATGCAATTGTAGGACAAGAAAGATCAGTTGTATCTCCAATTGCAGGGACTACTATTGATCCTGTTGATGAAGTATATGAGTATGCTGATAAAAGTGTTACTTTTGTAGATACAGCAGGATTAAGAAGACGTGGGAGAATTGAAGGAATTGAAAAATTTGCTTTATTAAGAACAAAAGAAATGTTAGAAAAAGCAAATGTTGCTTTATTAGTTCTTGATGCTTCAACAGAATTAACAGACCTTGATGAAAAAATTGCTGGATTAGTTGATGAGTTTGGCTTAGGTACTATAATCGTTCTTAATAAATGGGATGAAAATATGGAAACTTTCAAAAAAATGGAAGAATTAATTAGAGAAAGATTTAAATTTCTTTATTATGCTCCAATTATTGCAGTTTCAGCTAAAACTGGGCGTTCTATAGATAGATTAAAAGATAAAATTATTGAAATATATAATAATTATACACAAAGAATTCCAACATCAGCTCTTAATAGAGTAATTGAAAAAGCAACTATTAGACATGCTCTACCAAGTCCAAATGGAGCTTATTTGAGAATTTATTATTCAACACAATTTGAAACTAAACCACCAAGAATTGCTCTTGTTATGAACAAACCGAAATTATTACATTTTTCTTACAAAAGATATTTAATTAACTTCTTAAGAGATAATTTTAATTTTGAAGGTTGTCCAATTCATATTATAGCACGTGGGAAAAATGATAAAATGGGTGATGAGGAATATTTAAAAGAAGATAGTTAA
- the lpxD gene encoding UDP-3-O-(3-hydroxymyristoyl)glucosamine N-acyltransferase has product MTLQKIAQSIGIDCDNAKEISGLSTLLDSTQTEITFLENKKYLNDLGKTKAAAVLIHKEFANEVPTGTIALICDEPYLNLAKLSKLFAPDVIEIEGEKPIIGGFTKVMPNVYIGKGSVIGSECTIMAGAYIGDNVKIGNNTIIHPNVVVYRDCNIGSDCIIHAGTVIGSDGFGFANTKEGKYVKIYQNGNVEIGNDVEIGANTAIDRAAFKSTIISDGVRIDNLVHIGHNCKIGTGCILTGQVGLSGSTTLNHYVIMGGQSGTAGHLEVAPFTTIAARGGVTKNITDPKKSWAGFPLFEHRKWLKLQSKIAKLIK; this is encoded by the coding sequence ATGACTCTACAAAAAATAGCTCAATCAATAGGAATTGATTGTGATAATGCAAAAGAAATATCAGGTTTAAGTACTTTACTAGATTCTACACAAACAGAAATCACATTTTTAGAAAATAAAAAATATTTAAATGACTTAGGAAAAACAAAAGCAGCAGCAGTTTTAATACATAAAGAGTTTGCAAATGAAGTTCCTACTGGAACAATTGCACTTATTTGTGATGAACCATACTTAAATCTTGCTAAATTATCGAAACTTTTTGCTCCTGATGTGATAGAAATTGAAGGTGAAAAACCAATAATTGGTGGTTTTACAAAAGTTATGCCAAATGTTTATATAGGAAAAGGTTCAGTTATTGGTTCTGAATGTACAATAATGGCAGGTGCTTATATTGGTGATAATGTAAAAATTGGTAATAATACTATTATTCATCCAAATGTTGTAGTTTATAGAGACTGTAATATTGGTTCTGATTGTATTATTCATGCAGGAACTGTAATAGGAAGTGATGGTTTTGGCTTTGCAAACACTAAAGAAGGTAAATATGTAAAGATTTACCAAAATGGTAATGTAGAAATTGGTAATGATGTAGAAATTGGTGCAAATACAGCAATAGATAGAGCTGCATTTAAATCAACTATAATTTCAGATGGTGTAAGAATTGATAACCTTGTACATATTGGGCATAATTGTAAAATTGGAACAGGATGTATTTTAACAGGTCAAGTTGGACTTTCTGGTTCTACAACGCTTAATCATTATGTAATAATGGGTGGACAAAGTGGAACAGCAGGACATTTAGAAGTTGCTCCATTTACAACAATTGCAGCACGTGGTGGTGTTACAAAAAATATTACAGATCCTAAAAAATCTTGGGCTGGTTTTCCTTTATTTGAGCATAGAAAATGGCTTAAATTACAAAGTAAAATTGCTAAATTAATAAAATAA